One genomic window of Calorimonas adulescens includes the following:
- a CDS encoding phage tail protein, producing the protein MPKGGIIVDTKQLDRLTIELKGFEKEVGEAAYHALNRTIDHVITQVGRIVPKEYAIKANDVKESFKGGIKRPSKNDLTASITSKGHTLSLAHFPHSPQMPPASGRKYKVKATIKRGSRKLINTEPKPFIAPTGAKSPDKVQYNVFRRLGKERLPITVIRTLSVPQMITNEKVAEQIQKAAQEKLDERLEHEITYRMTSINKNIKKG; encoded by the coding sequence ATGCCAAAGGGCGGCATAATTGTAGACACAAAACAGCTTGACAGACTGACAATAGAGCTGAAAGGTTTTGAGAAGGAAGTTGGGGAAGCCGCTTACCATGCGCTAAACAGGACAATAGACCATGTCATAACCCAGGTGGGGCGCATAGTGCCGAAAGAATATGCCATCAAAGCCAATGATGTAAAGGAATCCTTTAAAGGTGGCATAAAACGGCCCAGCAAAAATGATCTCACGGCAAGTATTACATCAAAAGGCCATACATTGTCGCTTGCCCATTTCCCGCACAGCCCGCAAATGCCGCCCGCCTCTGGAAGAAAATATAAAGTTAAAGCCACCATCAAACGGGGTAGTAGAAAGTTAATTAATACAGAGCCCAAGCCATTTATTGCGCCAACCGGAGCAAAATCACCGGACAAAGTGCAGTATAATGTTTTTCGGAGGTTGGGGAAAGAACGCCTACCAATAACAGTTATACGGACTCTGTCGGTCCCGCAAATGATAACCAATGAAAAAGTAGCTGAACAAATCCAAAAGGCCGCCCAGGAAAAGCTTGATGAAAGATTGGAACACGAAATCACATACCGCATGACCAGCATTAATAAGAACATAAAGAAGGGATAG
- a CDS encoding phage tail assembly protein, whose protein sequence is METLKLSKPIMINGEEVTELPYDFENLTAKDKLNASKKMKAAGIPLSIPETDPDYHLYLFAEAVCKVNSAIDITDIMRMSAKDADKAASIARSFFYLNLAE, encoded by the coding sequence ATGGAAACTTTAAAATTATCAAAACCCATTATGATTAATGGGGAAGAGGTCACAGAACTACCCTATGACTTTGAAAATTTGACGGCAAAGGATAAACTTAACGCCAGCAAAAAGATGAAGGCAGCAGGAATACCTTTAAGCATACCTGAAACGGACCCTGACTATCATTTATACCTTTTTGCGGAAGCGGTATGCAAAGTAAATTCAGCTATAGATATAACCGATATAATGCGGATGAGTGCGAAGGATGCAGATAAGGCTGCCTCTATAGCAAGGAGTTTTTTCTATCTCAATTTGGCGGAATAA
- a CDS encoding Mu-like prophage major head subunit gpT family protein → MNKKELLKAKVLKQQEIVNGARAAGRELTAEEQAEFDTLQREIDALKAEIAKDEGNTQTQIETERAIQAERQRVSEVIAICRDFEEDPSEYIKSGVTVEQVRAKILEKLKTERKPSPAPVPDVRIEKEEADKFRAAASDAILLRGGIKLDKPADGAKDLRGMKLRDLAIECLSRAGRPNAHRLDNDTLFREALSPDSQFASILSNAVNKTMATAYNAARPTYQVWTGRGSNPDFKAATHYQISEAGELVKMTQSGEFKFDEMTDQGVSKAVATFGREFGMTRQALINDDIGVLTRVPEAYVRAASRGINKLVYQMLGSNPAIYDGIALFHANHKNLASNGGAIATATVSAGRAAMRKQKNLRGKETLNIGPAFLIVPASLETQAQQFIVSIADPTGVNSNVANVFRNSLTIVADAELDDYSETSWYLAASPADIDTIEVTYLNGNDMPILESQVGFDFLGIKWRIYIDYGVTVLDYRGLYKNPGA, encoded by the coding sequence TTGAACAAAAAAGAATTGCTTAAGGCAAAAGTATTAAAGCAGCAAGAGATTGTCAATGGAGCCAGGGCTGCTGGGCGGGAATTAACCGCAGAAGAACAGGCAGAGTTTGATACATTGCAAAGAGAAATCGATGCTCTTAAGGCAGAAATAGCGAAAGATGAAGGGAACACTCAAACACAGATAGAAACAGAAAGAGCTATTCAAGCTGAAAGGCAACGTGTATCAGAAGTAATCGCCATTTGCAGAGATTTCGAGGAAGATCCAAGTGAATATATCAAATCGGGTGTCACAGTTGAACAAGTGAGAGCAAAAATCCTTGAGAAACTCAAAACCGAAAGAAAACCATCGCCGGCCCCGGTGCCCGATGTAAGGATTGAGAAAGAAGAAGCCGACAAATTCAGGGCAGCAGCTTCTGACGCAATACTGCTGAGGGGTGGAATAAAGCTTGATAAGCCTGCCGACGGTGCCAAAGATCTCAGAGGAATGAAGCTTCGTGACCTGGCTATAGAGTGTCTTTCCAGAGCAGGGAGGCCCAACGCTCATCGCCTTGATAATGATACCCTATTCCGGGAAGCACTGAGTCCTGACAGCCAGTTTGCCAGCATACTCTCCAATGCTGTCAATAAAACCATGGCCACTGCATACAATGCCGCAAGGCCCACATACCAAGTATGGACCGGCAGAGGGAGCAATCCCGACTTTAAGGCTGCAACACATTACCAGATTTCCGAAGCCGGCGAGCTTGTGAAGATGACACAATCTGGTGAATTCAAATTTGATGAAATGACTGACCAGGGAGTATCCAAGGCTGTGGCGACTTTTGGTAGAGAATTTGGCATGACCAGGCAGGCATTGATAAATGATGATATTGGCGTACTAACCAGAGTCCCTGAAGCATATGTGAGGGCCGCATCCAGAGGCATAAACAAATTGGTGTATCAAATGCTTGGAAGTAACCCGGCCATTTATGACGGTATTGCCCTGTTCCATGCGAACCATAAAAACCTAGCTTCCAATGGCGGAGCAATAGCAACTGCTACTGTTAGCGCAGGCCGGGCGGCCATGAGGAAGCAGAAAAACCTAAGAGGCAAAGAGACTCTCAATATCGGGCCTGCTTTCTTGATCGTTCCCGCTTCTCTTGAGACACAAGCCCAGCAATTCATTGTATCTATAGCAGATCCCACGGGGGTCAATTCGAATGTGGCGAACGTCTTCCGGAATTCTCTGACCATTGTGGCCGATGCTGAACTTGATGACTACAGCGAAACTTCCTGGTATCTTGCGGCTTCTCCCGCTGATATAGATACCATTGAGGTGACATATTTGAATGGGAACGATATGCCGATCCTCGAGAGCCAGGTTGGTTTTGACTTTCTGGGCATCAAGTGGAGGATTTACATCGACTACGGTGTAACGGTTCTTGACTACAGAGGACTCTACAAGAATCCTGGCGCATAA
- a CDS encoding DUF2190 family protein, producing MAKGTYIQKGYIIDFTNSTGTDIAYGDVVPIGARIGIAAEDIAKDATGSLNVSGVFELPADNTAAFAVGDEVYWDDAGSKLTKTAGAIKAGWVIEPKAQAGTTAKVKID from the coding sequence ATGGCAAAAGGGACATATATTCAGAAGGGTTATATTATCGACTTTACAAACAGCACTGGCACCGATATAGCCTATGGTGACGTTGTGCCAATAGGGGCAAGGATAGGTATAGCTGCTGAAGACATTGCAAAAGATGCAACAGGCTCGCTGAATGTTTCAGGAGTATTCGAACTGCCCGCTGATAATACTGCGGCTTTTGCGGTTGGCGATGAAGTATACTGGGATGACGCTGGGAGCAAGCTCACCAAAACCGCAGGGGCTATAAAAGCAGGTTGGGTAATAGAACCAAAAGCCCAAGCAGGAACCACAGCGAAAGTGAAGATTGACTGA
- a CDS encoding HK97 family phage prohead protease: protein MGHNKPKTGIQQNRTFDMAIRAVKADERRVTVSFSSELAVNRWYGVEILQHDEGNVNLERLNNIGVALFNHDRNYVLGKIENARLAADEKRTYADIVFDTDLDADLIYQKVQNGTLKGVSVGYSVDVWEEVAPGKTSSNGRFTGPAYVAVKWTPLEISIVSVPADDTVGVWRNMEDDTLEPNNSISIFERQIQINKNFI, encoded by the coding sequence GTGGGACACAACAAACCCAAAACTGGAATACAGCAGAATAGAACATTCGATATGGCCATAAGAGCGGTGAAAGCGGATGAAAGGCGCGTCACCGTTTCTTTTTCCTCGGAATTGGCGGTCAACAGATGGTATGGGGTAGAAATACTCCAGCATGATGAGGGCAATGTAAATCTTGAAAGGCTTAACAACATTGGGGTTGCCCTTTTCAACCATGATAGAAATTATGTGCTGGGGAAAATTGAGAATGCCAGACTTGCGGCTGATGAAAAACGGACCTATGCCGATATAGTTTTTGACACTGACCTTGATGCGGATCTGATATACCAAAAAGTTCAAAATGGGACCCTGAAAGGTGTATCCGTAGGATATTCCGTAGATGTTTGGGAGGAAGTTGCTCCCGGCAAGACATCCAGTAATGGCCGCTTTACCGGTCCTGCATATGTGGCTGTAAAATGGACCCCGTTAGAAATATCTATCGTTTCTGTCCCTGCTGATGATACAGTTGGTGTGTGGCGAAATATGGAAGATGATACACTGGAACCTAACAATTCAATAAGTATCTTCGAAAGGCAAATACAAATCAATAAAAATTTTATATAG
- a CDS encoding tail protein X, with protein MAIVNYFEYTTMQGDTFDMLALDAYNDEFKAHLIIQANPQYAGVLVFDAGIKLKIPIIEQEAAATLPPWKR; from the coding sequence ATGGCTATAGTTAATTATTTCGAATATACAACGATGCAGGGTGATACTTTCGACATGCTTGCTCTGGATGCATACAACGATGAATTCAAAGCCCATCTGATAATCCAGGCCAATCCACAATATGCCGGTGTGCTGGTATTTGATGCAGGAATAAAGCTAAAAATCCCTATTATTGAGCAGGAAGCCGCCGCAACTCTCCCCCCATGGAAGAGGTGA
- a CDS encoding phage portal protein, producing the protein MNWLDRAISIFSPAWAYKRVAWRNALRSFYDSGGTDRLNSGWTTINATAEQTNQGQRDTIRARARDLERNADFAESIINSFERNVVGTGIRVQAKVVDIDGNEDDKLNQQIEDLWEEWCRARNCDVTGQQSFIEMQQMAVRRLIVDGGIIFVKAYTNTGPVPFSLQAREVDDLDTSLNGLPGASGNRIVGGVELDKYNRPVAYWLKQYTPDGFWNGKSERIPEQRVIFLWRKTRPTQIREVSPMAKTLPRVRDTNEFIEAVSVKERILACLSAFIVKNNPSMNSIGRNVKVDTKIEYPMKTLTPGMIYELQPGESVQTVAPSGQPSNAKEFIAIQQRLAGSGQGLSYETVSRDMSQVNYSSARQGLLEDQRTYMMWQQFLIEHFCREVYTEFVISAVLSGQLNIPDFWQDKRRYLKHVWIPPGWSWIDPLKEINAYKIALNTGQDTLARICAERGEDWRDVLKQRAKEYEFAKSLGLDLSVLTGGEKTGGTQQTQNWNTAE; encoded by the coding sequence TTGAATTGGTTAGATAGAGCGATATCCATTTTCAGCCCTGCTTGGGCATATAAACGGGTAGCATGGCGAAATGCGCTGAGGAGTTTTTATGATTCCGGGGGAACAGATAGACTAAATTCAGGTTGGACCACCATAAACGCTACCGCAGAACAGACAAACCAAGGGCAGAGAGATACAATTCGGGCAAGAGCCCGGGACCTTGAAAGGAATGCCGATTTTGCGGAAAGTATAATAAATTCTTTTGAGCGTAACGTTGTAGGGACAGGAATACGAGTTCAGGCTAAAGTTGTTGATATTGATGGGAATGAGGATGATAAATTAAATCAGCAGATTGAGGACTTATGGGAAGAATGGTGCCGAGCACGCAATTGTGATGTGACCGGCCAGCAGTCTTTTATTGAGATGCAGCAGATGGCCGTGCGTCGGCTAATAGTTGATGGTGGGATAATCTTTGTAAAAGCATATACAAATACCGGTCCGGTGCCGTTCAGCCTGCAAGCTCGGGAAGTGGATGACCTTGACACTTCTTTGAATGGTTTACCCGGGGCAAGCGGGAACAGGATTGTCGGTGGAGTTGAACTTGACAAATATAACCGGCCTGTAGCTTATTGGCTTAAACAATATACCCCTGATGGTTTCTGGAACGGAAAATCAGAAAGGATACCCGAACAGAGGGTAATTTTTTTGTGGCGCAAGACTAGGCCCACGCAGATTAGGGAGGTCTCTCCCATGGCAAAAACATTGCCGAGGGTGAGAGACACTAACGAATTTATCGAAGCGGTTTCTGTAAAAGAAAGAATACTGGCTTGCCTTTCAGCGTTTATAGTAAAGAATAACCCTAGTATGAATAGTATTGGCCGCAATGTTAAAGTCGATACAAAAATTGAATATCCGATGAAAACTTTAACGCCAGGCATGATCTATGAATTGCAGCCAGGGGAAAGTGTTCAGACAGTTGCGCCATCCGGTCAGCCGAGCAATGCAAAAGAGTTTATAGCAATCCAGCAACGTCTTGCCGGTTCCGGCCAGGGTCTATCTTATGAAACTGTATCCCGTGATATGTCTCAGGTCAATTATTCCAGTGCTCGCCAAGGGCTTCTGGAAGACCAGCGCACTTACATGATGTGGCAGCAGTTCCTCATTGAGCATTTTTGCCGGGAGGTTTACACCGAATTTGTTATATCAGCGGTCCTTTCCGGTCAGCTCAATATTCCCGATTTCTGGCAGGACAAGCGACGGTATCTAAAGCATGTCTGGATACCACCCGGATGGAGCTGGATTGACCCGCTCAAAGAAATAAACGCTTACAAAATAGCACTTAACACAGGCCAAGATACACTGGCCAGAATATGCGCCGAAAGGGGCGAGGATTGGAGGGATGTCTTAAAACAAAGGGCTAAAGAGTATGAGTTTGCGAAATCATTGGGTCTTGATTTATCAGTCTTAACAGGAGGTGAAAAAACAGGTGGGACACAACAAACCCAAAACTGGAATACAGCAGAATAG
- a CDS encoding phage terminase large subunit family protein — protein sequence MSLNKSALTESISRRRKNVKIEWSSWLQKALKVFKPPEQLTVSEWADKFRILDAKTSAEPGLWRTARTPYLQGIMDAFTDPDIEEIIFVKPTQIGGTECLNNIVGYIIAQDPSPTLIVYPTLELAEYTSKNRVQPMINLCPVLRDRYQDKESKTLELQFDGMYVVLSGANSPASLASRPIRYLFMDEVDKFPTFSGKEADPRSLACERTKTFAHNKKIFQTSTPTRKNGPIWQEWENADDQREYYVPCPHCGHYQTLRFKQIKWPKPEGQEPTPDDARATAYYECEQCHGIITDGHKQGMLRAGRWESKKKTGTCKTAFHLNAIYSPWVRFGDVAYEFLKSKDFPELLMNFINSWLAEPWEQTEVKMDSDLVLERQSEYEETVVPDGTMLLTAGVDVQKDHFYYTIRAWGTSMTSWNITHGVAETWDQIEYIMNLPYHDRQGNIYQVNLCAVDSGDRTDEVYDFCAFNQEWAVPVKGSSNPLLSRYKVSTIDKTDSKAHGMRLYLVDGNQYKDMIAGRMKRPNGPGSWMVYKGCDREYAEQICAEEKVIEKKKNGVEVEVWKPKATHAANHYLDAEVYAALAADLLHVRYLQTETPQKQPIINKTQPTEQQNNFIKPNNNWIPQKGRWL from the coding sequence ATGTCCTTGAACAAATCAGCATTGACGGAGTCTATAAGCCGTCGAAGAAAAAACGTAAAAATTGAATGGTCCTCATGGTTACAAAAAGCTCTGAAGGTGTTTAAGCCTCCTGAGCAGCTGACGGTCTCCGAATGGGCAGATAAATTTCGAATCTTAGACGCAAAGACATCCGCCGAACCCGGCCTCTGGAGGACGGCAAGGACGCCGTATCTTCAGGGGATAATGGACGCATTCACTGATCCTGACATAGAAGAAATAATCTTTGTAAAGCCTACGCAGATAGGCGGCACCGAATGTCTGAATAACATAGTTGGTTATATCATTGCCCAGGATCCGAGCCCGACACTGATTGTATATCCCACACTGGAACTTGCTGAATACACATCAAAAAACAGGGTCCAGCCCATGATAAACCTTTGCCCTGTATTGAGGGATCGATACCAGGATAAAGAGAGTAAAACTCTTGAATTACAATTCGACGGGATGTATGTAGTGCTATCTGGAGCTAATAGCCCAGCATCCTTAGCATCTAGGCCCATACGGTATTTATTCATGGATGAAGTTGATAAGTTCCCGACATTTTCCGGGAAAGAAGCTGATCCTAGAAGCCTTGCCTGTGAGAGAACTAAAACCTTCGCACATAACAAAAAGATATTTCAAACATCCACGCCAACCCGAAAGAACGGTCCTATATGGCAGGAATGGGAAAACGCCGATGACCAAAGAGAATATTATGTTCCATGCCCTCATTGTGGCCATTATCAAACACTACGATTCAAGCAGATAAAATGGCCTAAACCTGAAGGACAGGAACCAACTCCGGATGATGCCAGGGCAACAGCATATTATGAATGCGAACAGTGTCATGGCATAATCACTGATGGTCATAAACAGGGGATGCTTCGAGCCGGCAGGTGGGAGTCCAAGAAAAAAACAGGAACATGCAAAACCGCTTTTCATCTTAATGCAATTTATTCACCATGGGTAAGATTCGGTGATGTGGCTTATGAATTCCTCAAATCCAAAGACTTTCCTGAGCTTCTAATGAACTTTATAAACTCCTGGCTTGCGGAACCTTGGGAGCAGACGGAGGTCAAAATGGATTCCGATCTGGTTTTGGAGCGACAGAGCGAATATGAGGAAACGGTGGTCCCTGACGGCACCATGTTGCTCACTGCAGGAGTAGATGTTCAGAAGGACCATTTTTATTATACAATCCGAGCCTGGGGCACCAGCATGACCAGCTGGAATATAACTCATGGCGTTGCAGAAACCTGGGATCAGATAGAATACATTATGAATCTTCCCTACCATGACCGGCAGGGTAATATATATCAAGTCAATCTTTGTGCAGTAGACTCCGGTGACCGGACCGATGAAGTATATGACTTTTGTGCTTTTAATCAGGAATGGGCGGTGCCCGTGAAAGGGTCATCGAATCCGCTGCTAAGCCGATATAAAGTTAGCACTATCGATAAAACCGATAGTAAAGCTCATGGAATGAGGCTTTATCTTGTAGATGGGAACCAATACAAAGATATGATTGCTGGCAGGATGAAAAGGCCTAACGGTCCAGGATCATGGATGGTATATAAAGGTTGTGATAGAGAATATGCGGAGCAAATATGCGCCGAGGAAAAGGTTATTGAGAAAAAGAAAAACGGAGTTGAGGTAGAAGTATGGAAGCCAAAGGCCACACATGCGGCAAATCATTATTTAGATGCTGAAGTATATGCAGCCCTGGCTGCGGATCTTTTGCATGTGAGGTATTTGCAGACGGAAACGCCTCAAAAGCAACCGATTATAAATAAAACTCAACCTACAGAACAGCAGAATAACTTTATAAAACCAAATAATAACTGGATACCCCAGAAAGGCAGGTGGTTGTAG
- a CDS encoding phage major tail tube protein, with translation MIISGNVIAHKLLADGVEIDDNVSCQLPSIEIQTGEIKGAGIMGSIDMPVPGQIGSMTFTINMRSINKNASNLAKPGTQNLELRFVRDTLTANGQMVPEGAKIFITGINKKYDPGKVESPATTMDGSIDFEVIRYRQVINGVETLLIDKRNYIYKVNGVDYMKNIRAALG, from the coding sequence ATGATAATATCCGGGAATGTTATAGCTCATAAACTTTTGGCTGATGGGGTGGAAATTGACGATAACGTATCCTGCCAGCTACCTTCCATAGAGATTCAGACAGGGGAGATAAAAGGCGCTGGTATAATGGGGTCCATTGATATGCCTGTCCCTGGTCAGATTGGGAGCATGACTTTTACCATAAATATGCGGTCAATCAACAAAAACGCTTCAAATCTTGCTAAGCCTGGTACCCAAAACCTTGAACTCCGATTTGTAAGGGATACATTGACGGCCAACGGGCAGATGGTGCCGGAAGGAGCTAAGATATTTATTACCGGCATCAATAAAAAGTATGACCCTGGGAAAGTTGAATCGCCGGCAACGACCATGGATGGGAGCATCGATTTTGAGGTCATAAGATATCGCCAGGTAATAAATGGCGTTGAAACATTGTTGATTGACAAAAGGAACTATATTTACAAGGTTAATGGTGTCGATTATATGAAAAACATCAGGGCGGCTCTCGGTTAA
- a CDS encoding methyltransferase domain-containing protein: MQRILDATCGSRMIWFDKQNPDVLYMDNRKLTDILCDGRVLNINPDVVADFRKMPFPDNTFYLVVFDPPHLLKAGKNSWLAKKYGVLSQNWKQDIAQGFRECMRVLKPNGTLIFKWNGEQVKLSEVLKAIGQKPLFGNRRSKTHWLVFMK, translated from the coding sequence ATGCAACGTATTTTAGATGCGACTTGTGGCAGCCGAATGATTTGGTTTGATAAACAGAACCCAGACGTTTTGTATATGGATAATCGGAAATTAACGGATATTCTATGTGATGGCAGAGTATTAAACATAAACCCCGATGTAGTTGCAGATTTTAGAAAAATGCCTTTTCCAGACAATACTTTTTATCTAGTTGTATTCGATCCTCCACACCTGTTGAAAGCTGGTAAAAACTCATGGTTGGCCAAGAAATATGGTGTACTTTCCCAGAATTGGAAACAAGATATTGCACAGGGTTTTCGTGAGTGTATGAGAGTACTAAAGCCCAATGGAACATTAATTTTTAAATGGAATGGAGAACAAGTTAAATTGAGTGAAGTTTTAAAAGCCATTGGCCAAAAGCCGCTATTCGGAAACCGAAGAAGTAAGACACATTGGTTAGTTTTTATGAAATAA
- a CDS encoding phage tail protein, whose product MASQKELRALITLAGKVDPSLQTALMKASAQTSKASRTFSKLGSFASKGLSIIGKAAAVTGAAVAAGIGTGTVALGGLLMKATETGDQLVKMRDKTGLSAEELQRLQYISSQVGTNFEALPQAISIMTKQMDAARKGSKDTAAAFQALGISVTDGAGKLRPQSQVFQEALVQLSKIENQADRNALAFKLFGRGAAELFPILNAGTDEIQKLAAEADKLGLVMSGEQVEALDNLGDTIDKLKLSVMGLGNRILASLLPKIQPVIDKLVSDLPAIAPKLSSALGGFLGNIANLLPDLLNVASQFAQILMPIFDTIGSTMGPMLVNIIQQALPIVMQIIQTAMPLLNQGFSMLISLIQPLLPLLMQLVQQILPIAAQMITVVFSVLQPIIPVLVQLIQGILPPIMQILQAILPFLQALTPIIAMVATIISSLLTTALSAIIPILTEIVQALLPPLMQILNSIFPLLQAVIPIIQLLANVIGAVLGGAIKLVMPIIEKFLSLISPIANLTSKFIGGVSNVIGSVGKFLGFSGKSVELQANVSSSMPRFAEGGIATEPSIFGEADWAEMAIPLKRTPRSLSLLNKTAQILGAKPTGSSIQIIYNPTIYGGNRAELEPILQKHKEEIRMMIEEIERDRARVAYGYS is encoded by the coding sequence GTGGCCAGTCAAAAAGAACTTAGAGCGTTGATTACTCTTGCAGGGAAAGTAGACCCATCTTTACAAACTGCTTTAATGAAAGCATCAGCCCAGACGTCGAAAGCATCTCGAACTTTTTCAAAACTCGGCAGCTTTGCGTCCAAAGGTTTAAGCATAATAGGTAAAGCCGCTGCAGTCACCGGAGCTGCGGTTGCTGCCGGAATAGGCACCGGGACAGTTGCCCTTGGCGGATTATTGATGAAGGCCACTGAGACCGGTGATCAGTTGGTAAAAATGCGGGATAAAACAGGGCTTTCAGCAGAGGAATTGCAGCGCCTGCAATATATCTCAAGCCAGGTGGGAACAAATTTTGAGGCACTCCCCCAGGCCATAAGCATTATGACGAAGCAGATGGATGCAGCTAGGAAGGGCAGTAAAGATACCGCAGCCGCATTCCAGGCCCTGGGAATTTCGGTGACAGATGGGGCCGGAAAACTCAGGCCGCAATCCCAGGTATTTCAGGAGGCCCTTGTCCAGCTTTCGAAAATAGAAAATCAGGCAGACAGAAATGCACTGGCATTCAAACTTTTTGGCCGAGGAGCGGCAGAACTATTTCCTATTCTGAATGCCGGGACAGATGAAATACAAAAGCTCGCTGCTGAAGCTGACAAGTTGGGTCTTGTCATGTCAGGTGAGCAGGTTGAAGCTTTGGATAACTTGGGAGATACAATTGATAAGCTGAAGCTTTCAGTAATGGGTCTTGGAAACAGGATTTTGGCGTCTTTGTTGCCCAAAATACAACCAGTAATAGATAAGCTGGTTTCCGACTTACCTGCCATAGCCCCTAAATTATCCAGTGCATTAGGTGGATTTTTGGGCAATATAGCAAATTTATTGCCGGACCTTTTAAATGTGGCTAGTCAATTCGCACAAATACTGATGCCCATATTTGACACCATAGGCAGCACCATGGGTCCCATGCTTGTGAATATCATACAACAGGCTTTGCCCATAGTGATGCAGATTATACAGACTGCAATGCCTTTATTAAATCAAGGTTTCAGCATGCTCATATCTCTTATACAGCCCTTGCTTCCGCTTTTAATGCAGCTGGTTCAGCAAATCCTCCCAATCGCAGCACAGATGATAACGGTTGTATTTTCAGTGCTTCAGCCGATAATACCTGTATTGGTGCAGCTCATTCAGGGTATTTTACCTCCGATCATGCAGATATTGCAGGCTATATTACCATTTTTACAGGCATTAACCCCTATCATTGCGATGGTTGCCACAATAATTAGCTCGCTTTTAACTACCGCTTTAAGTGCGATAATTCCTATATTAACGGAAATAGTTCAGGCATTATTGCCCCCACTTATGCAGATTTTGAACTCTATATTCCCGCTTTTGCAGGCAGTAATACCAATTATTCAATTGCTTGCCAATGTCATTGGTGCTGTTCTGGGGGGAGCAATAAAATTGGTTATGCCAATTATTGAGAAGTTTTTGAGTTTAATTTCTCCGATAGCCAATTTAACATCTAAATTTATAGGCGGTGTTAGTAATGTTATAGGCAGTGTAGGAAAATTTTTGGGCTTTAGTGGCAAGAGTGTAGAACTACAGGCAAATGTATCAAGCTCAATGCCCCGATTTGCTGAAGGTGGTATAGCAACCGAACCCTCGATATTTGGCGAAGCGGACTGGGCAGAAATGGCCATTCCGCTTAAAAGGACCCCAAGAAGCCTGAGCTTATTGAACAAAACCGCTCAAATACTTGGAGCAAAACCTACCGGGAGCAGTATTCAGATAATCTATAATCCCACCATCTATGGTGGAAATCGTGCAGAACTAGAACCCATATTGCAAAAACACAAAGAAGAAATACGGATGATGATAGAAGAAATCGAGCGTGATAGAGCGAGGGTTGCCTATGGCTATAGTTAA